The following proteins are encoded in a genomic region of Alnus glutinosa chromosome 8, dhAlnGlut1.1, whole genome shotgun sequence:
- the LOC133875506 gene encoding calcium-binding protein PBP1-like, with product MAQYLVLDNAFDFEDYFPSMIARLGTEGFIAEICSGFRLLMDCEKGLITFESLKRNSFLLGLHDMGDDELVCMLLEGDLDGDGALSQMEFCILMFRLSPGLMEDLDVADQM from the coding sequence ATGGCGCAATATCTGGTACTAGACAATGCTTTCGACTTCGAGGACTACTTCCCGTCCATGATCGCGCGGCTGGGAACAGAAGGGTTTATAGCGGAGATCTGCAGCGGGTTTCGCCTGCTGATGGATTGCGAGAAGGGGCTCATCACGTTCGAAAGCTTGAAGAGGAACAGCTTTTTGCTTGGCCTCCATGACATGGGGGACGACGAGCTTGTGTGCATGCTTCTGGAAGGTGATCTTGACGGCGATGGTGCCCTGAGTCAGATGGAGTTCTGCATTCTCATGTTTAGGTTGAGCCCCGGCTTGATGGAAGATCTTGATGTAGCTGATCAAATGTAG
- the LOC133874926 gene encoding universal stress protein PHOS32-like isoform X1, whose product MHPQNHHQQYDSSLDPDHPQLPTIKIHHPASPRHHSATSAATPTPTAGARRKIGVAVDLSDESAYAVRWAVNHYIRPGDAVILLHVSPTSVLFGADWGSIDLSISPSDVDGCHSANSATGTKAPDQKLEDDFDAFTASKVTDLARPLREAQIPYKIHIVKDHDMRERLCLEVERLGLNAVIMGSRGFGAARRGSDGRLGSVSDYCVHHCVCPVVVVRYPEDKDACDRADATARAVAVVKEVEEEEEEENDLKGSIEGI is encoded by the exons ATGCATCCCCAAAACCACCACCAGCAATACGACTCCTCACTTGACCCAGACCATCCACAGCTCCCAACCATCAAAATTCACCACCCGGCCTCCCCAAGACACCACTCCGCCACGTCGGCGGCCACCCCGACGCCCACCGCCGGGGCCCGCCGCAAGATTGGCGTGGCCGTCGATCTCTCCGACGAGTCGGCCTACGCCGTGCGCTGGGCCGTGAATCACTACATCCGACCCGGAGACGCCGTGATCCTCCTCCACGTCAGCCCCACCTCGGTCCTCTTCGGCGCTGACTGGGGCTCTATTGACCTCTCGATCTCCCCCTCCGACGTGGACGGCTGCCACAGCGCCAACTCCGCCACGGGCACCAAAGCGCCGGACCAGAAGCTGGAGGACGACTTCGACGCGTTCACGGCGTCGAAGGTCACCGATCTCGCGAGGCCGCTGAGGGAGGCGCAGATCCCGTACAAGATCCACATCGTGAAGGACCACGACATGAGGGAGAGGCTGTGCCTGGAGGTCGAGAGGCTTGGCCTGAATGCGGTGATCATGGGGAGCAGAGGGTTTGGTGCGGCTCGCCGCGGCAGCGACGGTAGACTCGGCAGCGTTAGCGACTACTGCGTCCACCACTGCGTCTGTCCTGTCGTCGTGGTGCGGTATCCCGAAGATAAGGATGCCTGCGATCGCGCCGATGCCACTGCCCGAGCCGTGGCCGTCGTGAAGGAggtggaagaggaagaggaggaggagaacgATCTgaaag GAAGTATAGAAGGAATCTGA
- the LOC133876493 gene encoding zinc finger protein CONSTANS-like isoform X1: MKGCELCGNAARMYCEADQASLCWGCDEKVHCANFLVARHSRSLLCHVCQSPTTWNASGPKLTLTVSVCDGCVESHRRPICNGEDEAVVLSDDGGHDDDDEDEGDYSFGEYEDEDEDEDEGEDEDENEDGEGENQVVPWSSTSSEPPPPPASSSGSEEDEEEPSTAISTLKRTREHTDLDSDVSDEIGCSSSIMASGALASEEASYSGSTRATKQRRIADANKPERLPEESRSTAIISSLRRLQNDRIVDDDDAAATVLGICKLSRDHSR, encoded by the exons atgaagGGGTGCGAGCTCTGTGGGAACGCGGCGAGGATGTACTGCGAGGCGGATCAGGCTAGCTTGTGCTGGGGCTGCGACGAGAAAGTGCACTGTGCGAACTTTCTGGTGGCGAGGCACTCCAGGAGCCTGCTTTGCCATGTGTGCCAGTCTCCGACTACATGGAATGCCTCGGGGCCCAAGCTCACTCTCACCGTCTCAGTCTGCGACGGCTGTGTCGAGAGCCACCGCAGACCGATCTGCAACGGAGAGGATGAGGCTGTAGTGCTGAGCGATGATGGTGGTCATGATGAcgatgatgaagatgaaggaGATTATAGTTTTGGTGAGTATGAGGACGAGGACGAGGACGAGGATGAAGGCGAGGATGAGGATGAGAATGAGGATGGGGAGGGAGAGAATCAGGTGGTTCCCTGGTCTTCTACTTCTTCGGAGCCGCCGCCGCCTCCGGCGAGTTCTTCTGGTAGCGAGGAGGATGAGGAGGAGCCATCGACTGCTATTTCGACATTGAAGCGGACGCGAGAGCATACGGATCTCGATTCAGatgtgagt GATGAGATCGGATGCTCCTCTTCTATAATGGCCTCTGGAGCATTAGCAAGTGAGGAAGCGAGCTATTCGGGCTCAACCAGAGCTACGAAGCAGCGAAGAATCGCCGATGCGAACAAACCAGAGAGACTTCCAGAAGAGTCAAGATCGACGGCGATCATAAGCTCGCTCAGAAGACTCCAAAACGACAGGATCGTAGACGATGACGACGCGGCCGCTACGGTTCTTGGGATTTGCAAGCTGAGCAGAGACCACAGCCGTTGA
- the LOC133874926 gene encoding universal stress protein PHOS32-like isoform X2, translated as MHPQNHHQQYDSSLDPDHPQLPTIKIHHPASPRHHSATSAATPTPTAGARRKIGVAVDLSDESAYAVRWAVNHYIRPGDAVILLHVSPTSVLFGADWGSIDLSISPSDVDGCHSANSATGTKAPDQKLEDDFDAFTASKVTDLARPLREAQIPYKIHIVKDHDMRERLCLEVERLGLNAVIMGSRGFGAARRGSDGRLGSVSDYCVHHCVCPVVVVRYPEDKDACDRADATARAVAVVKEVEEEEEEENDLKDA; from the exons ATGCATCCCCAAAACCACCACCAGCAATACGACTCCTCACTTGACCCAGACCATCCACAGCTCCCAACCATCAAAATTCACCACCCGGCCTCCCCAAGACACCACTCCGCCACGTCGGCGGCCACCCCGACGCCCACCGCCGGGGCCCGCCGCAAGATTGGCGTGGCCGTCGATCTCTCCGACGAGTCGGCCTACGCCGTGCGCTGGGCCGTGAATCACTACATCCGACCCGGAGACGCCGTGATCCTCCTCCACGTCAGCCCCACCTCGGTCCTCTTCGGCGCTGACTGGGGCTCTATTGACCTCTCGATCTCCCCCTCCGACGTGGACGGCTGCCACAGCGCCAACTCCGCCACGGGCACCAAAGCGCCGGACCAGAAGCTGGAGGACGACTTCGACGCGTTCACGGCGTCGAAGGTCACCGATCTCGCGAGGCCGCTGAGGGAGGCGCAGATCCCGTACAAGATCCACATCGTGAAGGACCACGACATGAGGGAGAGGCTGTGCCTGGAGGTCGAGAGGCTTGGCCTGAATGCGGTGATCATGGGGAGCAGAGGGTTTGGTGCGGCTCGCCGCGGCAGCGACGGTAGACTCGGCAGCGTTAGCGACTACTGCGTCCACCACTGCGTCTGTCCTGTCGTCGTGGTGCGGTATCCCGAAGATAAGGATGCCTGCGATCGCGCCGATGCCACTGCCCGAGCCGTGGCCGTCGTGAAGGAggtggaagaggaagaggaggaggagaacgATCTgaaag ATGCTTAG
- the LOC133876493 gene encoding zinc finger protein CONSTANS-like isoform X2, producing MKGCELCGNAARMYCEADQASLCWGCDEKVHCANFLVARHSRSLLCHVCQSPTTWNASGPKLTLTVSVCDGCVESHRRPICNGEDEAVVLSDDGGHDDDDEDEGDYSFGEYEDEDEDEDEGEDEDENEDGEGENQVVPWSSTSSEPPPPPASSSGSEEDEEEPSTAISTLKRTREHTDLDSDDEIGCSSSIMASGALASEEASYSGSTRATKQRRIADANKPERLPEESRSTAIISSLRRLQNDRIVDDDDAAATVLGICKLSRDHSR from the exons atgaagGGGTGCGAGCTCTGTGGGAACGCGGCGAGGATGTACTGCGAGGCGGATCAGGCTAGCTTGTGCTGGGGCTGCGACGAGAAAGTGCACTGTGCGAACTTTCTGGTGGCGAGGCACTCCAGGAGCCTGCTTTGCCATGTGTGCCAGTCTCCGACTACATGGAATGCCTCGGGGCCCAAGCTCACTCTCACCGTCTCAGTCTGCGACGGCTGTGTCGAGAGCCACCGCAGACCGATCTGCAACGGAGAGGATGAGGCTGTAGTGCTGAGCGATGATGGTGGTCATGATGAcgatgatgaagatgaaggaGATTATAGTTTTGGTGAGTATGAGGACGAGGACGAGGACGAGGATGAAGGCGAGGATGAGGATGAGAATGAGGATGGGGAGGGAGAGAATCAGGTGGTTCCCTGGTCTTCTACTTCTTCGGAGCCGCCGCCGCCTCCGGCGAGTTCTTCTGGTAGCGAGGAGGATGAGGAGGAGCCATCGACTGCTATTTCGACATTGAAGCGGACGCGAGAGCATACGGATCTCGATTCAGat GATGAGATCGGATGCTCCTCTTCTATAATGGCCTCTGGAGCATTAGCAAGTGAGGAAGCGAGCTATTCGGGCTCAACCAGAGCTACGAAGCAGCGAAGAATCGCCGATGCGAACAAACCAGAGAGACTTCCAGAAGAGTCAAGATCGACGGCGATCATAAGCTCGCTCAGAAGACTCCAAAACGACAGGATCGTAGACGATGACGACGCGGCCGCTACGGTTCTTGGGATTTGCAAGCTGAGCAGAGACCACAGCCGTTGA